AGGCAGCTCGAAAAAGTGGTGGTGGCTGCTCGCCGGCATACCCGCCTTCGCCATGGTCCTCATGATGGCTCCGATACTGGTCATCCTCGCGACGACCGGTAGTGACACGAACTGCGGTCAACCTGTGCCAGACGCCGGGGGCGGCAGCCTCACGGGAATCAAACCCGGATCCCTCGCGGTCCCGATGGCCGAAGGCACCTACACAATCAGCTCACCCTTCGGTCTGCGCGAGGGAGGCATGCACGACGGCCAGGACTACGCAGCACCACTGGAGACCCCGTTCTACGCCGCCGGTGACGGCGAAGTCATCGCCGCAGAGCCCGCCGCCGGTTACGGACACTGGATTCGGATCCGGCACACCATCGAGGGCCAGATCGTCGAATCCCTATACGGGCACATGCAGGCGTCCGGGGTCCTCGTCCACACCGGAGACAAGGTCACAGCGGGCCAACTGATCGGCAAGGTGGGCAGCGAAGGACAGTCGAGTGGACCGCATCTTCACTTCGGCATCTACCCCGGAGGCTGGTCACTGGGCGGCGGAGTAGATCCCATTCCGTGGCTCACACAACAAGGAACCATCTCGCCCAATGGAGGACCAGCAGAGCTAGTCGCCCATACCGATTCCACCGGTGGCGACCTACCACCGCTGCCCGCCGACAAAGGCAGCGAAGCGCACATGCAGGTCGACTCCATCCGCGTCATGCGCACAATCGCGGTGGCCTTCCCCGAGATCACAACCATCGGCGGATGGCGCCCCACGGACGACGTCGCCCAGGACCACCCCGACGGCCGCGCGGTCGACATCATGATTCCCGACTCCGCGAGCGCCCAAGGGAAGGCGCTCGGCGACAAGATCGCCCTGTACCTCCAACAGAACAAGGTGGCCCTGCACGTCGAGTACCTGATCTGGCAACAGCGTTACTGGGATGGCACCGGCCACTGGACACTGATGGAGGACCGCCACGGCTACACCGAAAACCACTTCGACCACGTACACGTGACACTCAAGGGCGGCGGGATGCCGACCGCCGAGACCCGCTACGGCAGCGCTCCGGGAGGTACGACCACCACGGAGCCGTGCCCGCCAGAGGGCGGTGATCAGACCAAGTTCGCCCCTGGCAGCATCCCGCCGCAATACACCAACGCAGTCTCGGCCGCTGGGTCTCAGTGCCCAGAGGTGAGCCCGGTTCTGGTTGCCGGCATCGTTCAACAAGAGTCCGGGTTCAACGAAAAGGCCGTCAGCAAGGGCGATGGAGTAAACCAGGGCGGCGCCGAAGGAATGAGTCAGTTCATGCCGGAGACCTGGAAGGCTTTCGGTACGGATTCCGGTCTAGATCGAAACGGAAAAGCGGAACCACCGAACGCTGCCGACCCGTTCAATCCGTACGACGCGATCGCCTCGGAAGGGCGCTATCTCTGCCACATCGCCGACTACCTTCGACCGCATCACGACAGTGGAGCCGTCAAGGGCGACTTCACCGATCTGATCATCGCCGCCTACAACGGCGGGGAGGGTGCCGTCGTCACCTACGGCGGGATTCCGCCATTCGGCCAGACCCAGGCATACGTGCCGGCCGTGCGTGAGCACATGAAGAAGTTGGCGGCCTGACACTCGCTCGGACGTTATTGCCCGACGCCCGGCACAAGGCCGGCCACCCACCGCTCGGTAGTAGTGGAAAGTGCGCACTCGGGCAGGGTGAGGCGAATTCATGTGGCGAATTCATGCCCGTCCCGGGTGAAGTCCGACCCCTTGGCAATAAGGGGTAAGTGGTCCCGCCTCGGGATCAGCGCAGACGTTCAGAGACACGAAAAACCCCCTGGCGGGGGTGTTTTCGCGAGGAGGACTTGGCAGGTCCTCCGCTTATGGCCTTGGCCGGGCCGTCACTTTTCTCAGAGGTGAGTGTCGAAAGCTGGCGCTTTCTGAAACTCGTGAAACTCGTACTGCATTCCAGGCCCAGGGTAACTGACTGCTGCCGGGCCAGCAGTGTTACTCGGACTGGAGGAGCAACCATTTCTTCCGCCCCTGCCGCGAGCGAGCGGCAACGCCAAGCTGTTCGTTCAGAGGAGCACTGTCGGCTGAACCCGTACCGGATGCCGACGGTGGCGGGACGGCGTTGGGACGGGTTCGCGATCGGTGTGCGAGACCAGCGAGATCAGTGGCATCGCGCCAAGGACAGGTACGCAAGCGAGGCTCAAGGAACGATCAACACGCGTGAGATGGGTTGTTGCCTGAGCGGAAATATATCCCTACGCGGGGTCTTCGCTCCGATCCATGCTCTCTTCGTTGCGCTGGTCGGAGCGTAACCCACGTGTCAAGGGGGTGGTGGGTGTAAATCGGGTTGTCCTGACTCGGTGAAGGTGGCGACGGCTCATTGAATATGGCGAGTGTGGCGGTCCATCTGGCGGAGGCTCAGTGAACCTGGCGAATCCGAGGTGGTCACCCCCGCGATCGGGAATGAATCGAGGCACCGAGTTCCATGCTCGCCACGTTCCTTGAGTCCGAAGTCGCCGCGGCGACTCAATAGACCTGGCGAGCAGCAGGTGCGGCCTCTGTGATCTCGCCAGATCCACTGAGCTAGGACACGGGTGTCCTGACTCGGTGCATTTGATGTCGACTCAGTGAATCTGATGCCGGCGGCGGTCAAACTGATGCCCGGCGCAGTGGATCTGATGCGGAGTTCCCTGACCAGCGCTCCGATGGCGCGTGCTGCGTTACCAGGAGAATCGCGGCCACAGGCCGCCGTTCCGTGTGCATCAGCTTGGTTGAGCCACGCGTGAAGAGGCCGACCACGCCTATCTGATGCATAGCTGGTCAGAGCTTCGTTGCGGCATCAGATGCACTGAGTCGGGACATCGGGGAT
The genomic region above belongs to Rhodococcus sp. 4CII and contains:
- a CDS encoding M23 family metallopeptidase, coding for MTLLDTPPSTPDTQEGSSKKWWWLLAGIPAFAMVLMMAPILVILATTGSDTNCGQPVPDAGGGSLTGIKPGSLAVPMAEGTYTISSPFGLREGGMHDGQDYAAPLETPFYAAGDGEVIAAEPAAGYGHWIRIRHTIEGQIVESLYGHMQASGVLVHTGDKVTAGQLIGKVGSEGQSSGPHLHFGIYPGGWSLGGGVDPIPWLTQQGTISPNGGPAELVAHTDSTGGDLPPLPADKGSEAHMQVDSIRVMRTIAVAFPEITTIGGWRPTDDVAQDHPDGRAVDIMIPDSASAQGKALGDKIALYLQQNKVALHVEYLIWQQRYWDGTGHWTLMEDRHGYTENHFDHVHVTLKGGGMPTAETRYGSAPGGTTTTEPCPPEGGDQTKFAPGSIPPQYTNAVSAAGSQCPEVSPVLVAGIVQQESGFNEKAVSKGDGVNQGGAEGMSQFMPETWKAFGTDSGLDRNGKAEPPNAADPFNPYDAIASEGRYLCHIADYLRPHHDSGAVKGDFTDLIIAAYNGGEGAVVTYGGIPPFGQTQAYVPAVREHMKKLAA